In one Aromatoleum aromaticum EbN1 genomic region, the following are encoded:
- a CDS encoding pyridoxine 5'-phosphate synthase, translated as MIELGVNIDHVATLRQARRTWEPDPAWAAMEAHLGGADGITVHLREDRRHIQDEDVRRLRELTQVKLNLEMAATDEMVGIACALRPEMAMLVPEGRHEVTTEGGLDVLAQEGRLKDVVARLADAGIVTSVFIDAELGQVEAAARIGARVCEIHTGPYAHAFHAAGRDPQSAAVVDEIDKVRRAGEAIRALGMRFNAGHALNYYNVQPIARLPEVRELHIGHAIVSRSVFTGLRDAVREMKRLMREAAGVGR; from the coding sequence GTGATCGAACTCGGCGTCAACATCGACCACGTCGCGACGCTGCGTCAGGCGCGCCGCACGTGGGAACCGGATCCCGCCTGGGCGGCGATGGAAGCTCATCTGGGCGGAGCGGACGGCATCACCGTGCATCTGCGCGAAGACCGCCGCCACATTCAGGACGAGGACGTGCGCAGGCTGCGCGAACTCACGCAGGTCAAGCTGAACCTCGAGATGGCCGCGACCGACGAGATGGTCGGCATCGCATGCGCGCTCAGGCCCGAGATGGCGATGCTGGTGCCCGAAGGGCGCCACGAGGTGACCACCGAGGGCGGACTCGACGTGCTGGCGCAGGAAGGGCGGCTGAAGGACGTCGTCGCACGGCTCGCCGATGCCGGAATCGTCACGAGCGTGTTCATCGATGCCGAACTCGGGCAGGTCGAAGCGGCGGCCCGCATCGGCGCCCGGGTCTGCGAAATCCATACCGGCCCCTACGCCCATGCATTCCACGCCGCCGGCCGCGATCCGCAGAGTGCTGCGGTCGTGGACGAGATCGACAAGGTCCGCCGCGCCGGCGAGGCGATCCGGGCGCTTGGCATGCGCTTCAATGCCGGCCATGCGCTGAACTACTACAACGTGCAGCCGATCGCGCGTTTGCCGGAGGTGCGCGAACTGCATATCGGCCACGCGATCGTCAGCCGTTCGGTGTTCACCGGCCTGCGCGACGCGGTGCGCGAAATGAAGCGGCTGATGCGCGAGGCCGCCGGCGTCGGGCGATGA
- the acpS gene encoding holo-ACP synthase yields the protein MIHGIGTDIVQIERVQRSLDRHGARFAARILAASERDGFAASRDPARFLAKRFAAKEAFGKALGTGVAIPATLHAVAVDHDERGKPLYCYGTALAGFLAERGLSAHLSLTDEVDYVVAFALIEKR from the coding sequence ATGATCCACGGCATCGGCACCGACATCGTGCAAATCGAACGCGTGCAGCGCTCGCTGGATCGTCATGGGGCGCGCTTCGCCGCGCGCATTCTTGCTGCGTCCGAGCGCGACGGTTTTGCGGCGAGCCGCGACCCCGCGCGCTTCCTCGCCAAGCGCTTCGCCGCCAAGGAAGCGTTCGGCAAGGCGCTCGGAACAGGCGTCGCGATTCCGGCAACGCTGCACGCGGTGGCGGTTGACCACGACGAGCGCGGCAAGCCGCTGTATTGCTACGGTACGGCACTGGCCGGCTTTCTGGCCGAGCGCGGCCTCAGTGCACATTTGAGCCTCACCGACGAAGTGGACTACGTCGTCGCCTTCGCCCTGATCGAGAAACGATGA
- the nagZ gene encoding beta-N-acetylhexosaminidase gives MTLQSDLPATVRPLGPVMLDVAGFALTEEERERLLDPLVGGVILFARNFRDSEQLQALTAEIHALRSPALIIAVDHEGGRVQRFRTDGFTRIPSMRCLGRLWERDHVAALESARCAGYVLAAELLAHGVDLSFTPVLDLDYGCSRVVGDRAFHRDPLVVAALAQSLVSGMADAGMGCVGKHFPGHGYAEADSHVEIPVDEREFDAIWTEDIAPYRHRLGRQLAGVMPAHVIYPRVDPNPAGFSRFWLQDILRGRVGFGGVIFSDDLTMEGATVVGDILARARAAFGAGCDVVLVCNRPDLAVDLLDRWAPDIAPESRARIEALRSRPQAADPFALELHPVYRQARDVVAGLVEDTA, from the coding sequence ATGACTTTGCAATCCGATTTGCCCGCCACTGTCCGGCCGCTGGGGCCGGTGATGCTCGATGTCGCAGGCTTTGCGCTGACGGAGGAGGAGCGCGAGCGGCTGCTCGACCCGCTGGTCGGCGGCGTGATCCTGTTCGCCCGCAACTTCCGCGACTCGGAACAGTTGCAGGCGTTGACCGCCGAGATTCATGCGCTGCGCAGCCCGGCGCTGATCATCGCCGTCGATCACGAAGGCGGTCGGGTGCAGCGTTTTCGCACCGACGGCTTCACGCGCATTCCGTCGATGCGCTGCCTGGGACGCCTCTGGGAGCGCGACCATGTCGCTGCGCTCGAATCCGCCCGCTGTGCGGGCTACGTGCTTGCCGCCGAGCTCCTCGCGCATGGCGTCGATCTGAGCTTCACGCCGGTGCTCGATCTCGACTACGGTTGCAGCCGCGTCGTCGGCGACCGGGCTTTCCACCGCGACCCGCTCGTCGTCGCGGCGCTGGCGCAGTCGCTGGTGTCCGGCATGGCGGACGCCGGTATGGGGTGCGTCGGCAAGCATTTTCCGGGTCACGGCTATGCCGAAGCCGATTCTCACGTCGAGATCCCGGTCGATGAACGCGAGTTCGACGCGATCTGGACCGAGGACATCGCCCCGTACCGCCATCGGCTCGGGCGCCAGCTCGCCGGGGTGATGCCTGCGCACGTCATCTATCCGCGTGTCGATCCGAATCCGGCCGGTTTCTCGCGCTTCTGGTTGCAGGACATCCTGCGCGGGCGCGTCGGCTTCGGCGGGGTGATTTTCAGCGACGACCTGACGATGGAAGGCGCGACCGTCGTCGGCGACATCCTGGCACGCGCGCGCGCCGCGTTCGGCGCCGGATGCGACGTGGTGCTGGTATGCAACCGCCCCGACCTCGCAGTCGACCTGCTCGACCGCTGGGCGCCCGACATCGCCCCGGAGAGCCGGGCGCGCATTGAAGCGTTGCGCTCGCGTCCGCAGGCTGCCGATCCGTTCGCACTGGAACTGCATCCGGTCTATCGGCAGGCGCGTGACGTCGTCGCGGGCCTCGTCGAGGACACGGCCTAG
- the pgsA gene encoding CDP-diacylglycerol--glycerol-3-phosphate 3-phosphatidyltransferase, producing the protein MLFNVPNSLTWARIALIPLFVGVFYLPDSWLDAEEKNFAATIIFIIAAATDWFDGYLARALNQTSAFGAFLDPVADKLMVAAALILLVQLARVDSIIAVVIIGREITISALREWMARVGQSAGVAVAFVGKLKTAAQMTAIPLLLYNAPLLSLDLRVIGNVLIYIAAALTLWSMGYYLHRAMPQLARYDRDIRNKSG; encoded by the coding sequence ATGTTATTCAACGTTCCAAATTCGCTGACCTGGGCGCGCATTGCGCTGATCCCGCTGTTCGTCGGCGTGTTTTATCTTCCCGACAGCTGGCTCGACGCCGAAGAGAAAAATTTCGCCGCAACGATCATTTTCATCATCGCAGCCGCCACCGACTGGTTCGACGGTTATCTTGCCCGCGCACTCAACCAGACTTCGGCTTTCGGCGCGTTTCTCGACCCGGTCGCGGACAAGCTGATGGTTGCAGCAGCGCTGATCCTGCTCGTGCAGCTCGCGCGCGTCGATTCCATCATCGCTGTCGTCATCATCGGCCGGGAGATCACGATTTCGGCACTCCGCGAATGGATGGCGCGGGTCGGCCAGTCGGCCGGTGTTGCGGTCGCTTTTGTCGGGAAGTTGAAAACCGCGGCGCAGATGACGGCCATTCCCCTGCTGCTCTATAATGCCCCGCTACTGTCGCTGGACCTGCGCGTGATCGGCAACGTCCTGATTTACATCGCCGCAGCCCTGACGTTGTGGTCGATGGGCTATTACCTTCACCGGGCGATGCCACAGCTTGCCCGCTACGACCGGGATATTCGAAACAAAAGCGGTTGA
- the uvrC gene encoding excinuclease ABC subunit UvrC: protein MTAPDAPFDARAFLRTVPEEPGVYRMIGADERVLYVGKAKNLKRRVSSYFQRTQPSPRIAMMVAQILRVDITPTRSEAEALLLENNLIKSLAPRYNILFRDDKTYPYIELSGDEFPRLAYHRGAFTKGARYFGPFPNVWAVRESIHLLQKTFRLRTCENPVFQNRSRPCLLHQIKRCTAPCVGLIDKEAYAADVRLAARFLEGRASEVIDDLTARMHAAAERLAFEEAAACRDQVRVLQAVLARQFVDSRKDEDVDIIAAVEEGSVTCVNIAMVRGGRHLGDRPQFPSATAGIGMLDAALAFIEQHYREHELPAKLLVDVPLAPVRVLMDEICDKPCTLLVPRLQAEKVWMGMAENNARLAIIARARDTGRAEMRLEALRETLDLAEAPRRIECFDISHTMGEATVASCVVSVDGAMKNSEYRRYNITGITPGDDFAAMRQVLERRYGKVAAGEGVCPDLILIDGGKGQVSSARSVLADVGLESIAMVGVAKGEERKPGLETLVFPDGRMQNLAIDHPALHLIQEIRDEAHRFAITGHRARRAKARIGSRLEDIPGIGPMRRRNLLASFGGLDGVRAATVEDLCRVGGVSRKTAEAIYNALH, encoded by the coding sequence ATGACTGCTCCCGACGCCCCGTTCGACGCGCGGGCCTTCCTCAGGACAGTGCCCGAGGAGCCTGGTGTCTATCGCATGATCGGCGCCGACGAGCGGGTGCTCTACGTCGGCAAGGCGAAGAATCTCAAGCGCCGCGTGTCGAGCTATTTCCAGCGTACCCAGCCCAGCCCGCGGATCGCGATGATGGTCGCGCAGATCCTGCGTGTCGACATCACGCCGACGCGCTCCGAAGCCGAAGCGCTGCTGCTCGAGAACAACCTCATCAAGAGTCTCGCGCCGCGCTACAACATCCTGTTTCGTGACGACAAAACCTATCCGTACATCGAGCTGTCCGGTGACGAATTCCCGCGCCTGGCCTATCACCGCGGCGCGTTCACCAAAGGCGCCCGCTATTTCGGCCCGTTTCCGAACGTGTGGGCGGTGCGCGAAAGCATCCACCTGCTGCAGAAGACGTTCCGTCTGCGCACCTGCGAAAACCCGGTGTTCCAGAATCGCTCGCGTCCCTGCCTGCTGCACCAGATCAAGCGCTGTACCGCGCCGTGCGTCGGCCTGATCGACAAGGAGGCCTACGCCGCCGATGTCAGGCTCGCGGCGCGTTTCCTCGAGGGTCGGGCCTCGGAAGTCATCGACGACCTCACGGCCCGCATGCACGCGGCGGCCGAGCGCCTGGCGTTCGAGGAAGCCGCGGCGTGCCGTGACCAGGTGCGCGTGCTGCAGGCGGTGCTCGCGCGCCAGTTCGTCGACAGCCGCAAGGACGAGGATGTCGATATCATCGCCGCGGTCGAGGAGGGCAGCGTGACCTGCGTGAACATCGCCATGGTGCGCGGCGGCAGGCATCTCGGCGACCGCCCGCAATTCCCCAGTGCGACGGCCGGCATCGGCATGCTGGACGCTGCGCTCGCGTTCATCGAGCAGCACTACCGCGAACACGAGCTGCCGGCGAAACTCCTCGTGGATGTGCCGCTCGCCCCGGTAAGGGTGCTGATGGACGAGATCTGCGACAAGCCCTGCACGTTGCTCGTGCCGCGTCTGCAGGCTGAAAAAGTGTGGATGGGGATGGCGGAGAACAACGCGCGCCTCGCGATCATCGCCCGCGCGCGGGACACCGGCCGCGCCGAAATGCGCCTCGAAGCGCTGCGCGAGACGCTCGACCTGGCTGAGGCGCCGCGGCGAATCGAGTGCTTCGACATCAGCCACACGATGGGCGAAGCGACCGTCGCATCGTGCGTCGTGAGCGTCGACGGGGCGATGAAGAACTCCGAATACCGCCGCTACAACATCACCGGAATCACTCCCGGCGATGATTTCGCCGCGATGCGCCAGGTCCTCGAGCGCCGCTACGGCAAGGTCGCAGCCGGCGAGGGCGTGTGTCCCGACCTGATACTGATCGATGGCGGCAAGGGGCAGGTCAGTTCGGCACGTTCGGTGCTGGCCGATGTCGGGCTGGAGTCGATTGCGATGGTCGGGGTGGCGAAAGGCGAGGAGCGCAAGCCCGGCCTGGAGACGCTGGTTTTCCCGGATGGCCGCATGCAGAACCTCGCGATCGACCATCCGGCACTGCACCTGATCCAGGAAATCCGCGACGAGGCCCACCGCTTCGCAATCACGGGCCACCGTGCCCGGCGGGCGAAAGCGCGTATCGGTTCACGGCTCGAGGACATTCCCGGCATCGGTCCAATGCGCCGGCGCAACCTGCTCGCGAGCTTCGGCGGACTCGACGGCGTGCGCGCCGCAACCGTCGAGGACCTGTGCCGCGTCGGCGGGGTCAGCCGAAAGACTGCGGAAGCGATATACAATGCCCTGCATTGA